A DNA window from Nilaparvata lugens isolate BPH unplaced genomic scaffold, ASM1435652v1 scaffold4625, whole genome shotgun sequence contains the following coding sequences:
- the LOC120355757 gene encoding uncharacterized protein LOC120355757 yields MDPLETSQQNLMGVDLDDDGWIDDWMSDLHNCPSAQIELTENGTSRASLIPHNCSSSPHKTCENVTEETCIREDETAYYKIVDSEDNLIMDATTFLPVNPEIEADRPSRTASTPTMTTCTSNLDEENSRDCNFLESCSSIEIEHSYSSSPNKTCKNNNIDIMEEIMKEPGTGNCQIVINKNNDVIVEESIKESETACDQISSFLPQETNINLCDEEYGSNDEAAADDPDYVVSEQSSLDDIIDVNQEELIENNALGRFINKRNRKGQAKREEWFDSKNKKLREQGKQYTGWKKEESGKSKRGKERKSRKLGPRCQGRGCQRSGRTCNEVSNDERETIFRDFWTNLSWGQKKTYIASLVSCGMKKSVKNPGAASRRKSTLTYTVKTTNGVVHKVCKPFFLNTFALGEWTVKNWAADSTNAAQGHAITPAKVARPRRGLGENNPRAAAKLNEFLDNMPKLPAHYCRRDSSKLYIEPVFGNRMADVYAEYKRQCENDEEPIKPLSTCTFYKIIHSKKLSFQQPKKDRCDFCVAKDAGLISEEDYIEHVKLKDRARQEKADDKLKADEGSLFVISQDVQAVKVCPSLNASALYFKTKLVCHNFSIYEMKSHFAKSFWFNETQADLSASTFASCVIDFLENRWNKDEKTPIVIWSDGCTSQNRNVIMANALLSFSKEHDVEIQQKFLEKGHTQMEVDSIHAMIENKINNQPIHLPSDYIRLAACARSNPSPIEQKELTYDFVKNFAKADLLMYDSIRPGRKPGDPVVTDIRVIRYKDGEISVKTKSFDNEFLAIPQRKRRNTVAKLAQFKQLHKEPLKITKTKWTHLQQLKSVIPTDCHPFYDTIAYE; encoded by the coding sequence atggATCCTCTTGAAACCAGCCAACAGAATCTGATGGGTGTAGACCTGGATGATGATGGATGGATCGATGATTGGATGAGTGATCTACATAATTGCCCTTCTGCTCAAATAGAATTAACTGAGAATGGAACTTCAAGAGCATCTTTAATTCCACACAATTGCAGCTCAAGCCCACACAAAACTTGTGAAAACGTCACTGAGGAAACATGCATAAGAGAAGATGAAACTGCCTATTATAAAATTGTTGACAGTGAAGATAATCTCATCATGGATGCTACTACTTTTCTGCCAGTCAATCCTGAAATAGAAGCTGACAGACCTTCAAGAACAGCTTCAACCCCAACAATGACTACTTGTACAAGTAATTTAGATGAAGAAAACAGTCGTGATTGTAACTTTTTGGAATCTTGTAGTTCTATTGAAATTGAACACAGTTACAGTTCAAGTccaaacaaaacttgtaaaaataataacatcGACATCATGGAAGAGATTATGAAAGAGCCTGGAACTGGAAATTGCCAAATTgtgattaataaaaataatgatgtcATCGTGGAAGAAAGTATAAAAGAATCTGAAACTGCCTGTGACCAAATTTCTTCATTTCTGCCTCAAGAAACCAATATTAATCTATGTGATGAAGAATATGGAAGTAATGATGAAGCAGCTGCAGATGATCCAGATTATGTTGTATCAGAACAAAGCTCTTTAGATGACATCATTGATGTGAATCAAgaagaattaattgaaaataatgcttTGGGTAGGTTCATCAATAAAAGAAATAGAAAAGGCCAAGCAAAACGTGAAGAGTGGTTTGATTCCAAAAATAAAAAGCTCCGTGAACAAGGGAAACAATACACTGgatggaaaaaagaagaaagtgggaaaagtaaaagaggaaaagagagaaaatcaagaaaattaggACCAAGATGCCAAGGTAGGGGATGTCAAAGATCTGGGAGAACCTGTAATGAAGTTTCAAATGATGAGAGAGAAACTATTTTCAGAGACTTCTGGACAAATTTATCTTGGGGTCAGAAAAAGACCTATATTGCCTCATTGGTGAGCTGTGGAATGAAGAAGAGTGTCAAGAATCCAGGAGCAGCTTCAAGGCGGAAGTCAACATTAACATACACTGTTAAAACCACAAATGGTGTAGTTCATAAAGTTTGTAAACCCTTTTTCTTAAATACCTTCGCTTTAGGGGAGTGGACAGTCAAGAATTGGGCAGCAGATTCCACCAATGCTGCTCAAGGGCATGCAATCACACCTGCAAAAGTAGCTAGACCAAGAAGAGGGCTTGGTGAGAATAACCCAAGAGCTGCAGCAAAGCTGAATGAATTTTTGGACAACATGCCCAAACTACCAGCTCACTATTGTAGGAGGGACTCTTCAAAGCTGTATATTGAGCCAGTATTTGGAAACCGAATGGCAGATGTCTATGCAGAATATAAAAGGCAGTGTGAAAATGATGAAGAACCAATAAAACCGTTGTCCACATGCACATTTTACAAGATAATCCATAGCAAAAAACTATCATTTCAGCAGCCAAAAAAAGACAGATGTGACTTTTGTGTTGCAAAAGATGCTGGACTAATCAGTGAAGAAGATTACATTGAACATGTTAAATTGAAAGATAGGGCCAGACAAGAAAAAGCTGATGACAAGCTGAAAGCTGATGAAGGTTCTCTATTTGTCATTAGCCAAGATGTCCAAGCAGTGAAGGTGTGTCCAAGTTTAAATGCATCAGCTCTATACttcaaaacaaaattagtctgtcacaatttttcaatttatgagATGAAGTCTCATTTTGCAAAATCATTTTGGTTCAATGAGACACAAGCTGACTTATCAGCATCAACCTTTGCCAGCTGTGTAATAGACTTTTTAGAGAATCGGTGGAATAAAGATGAGAAGACTCCTATTGTTATTTGGAGTGATGGTTGCACTAGCCAAAATAGAAATGTGATAATGGCAAATGCTCTGTTATCTTTCAGCAAGGAACATGATGTTGAAATACAACAAAAGTTTTTGGAAAAAGGCCATACTCAGATGGAAGTGGACTCAATACATGCCAtgattgaaaacaaaatcaacAATCAGCCAATCCACTTACCAAGTGACTATATAAGGCTGGCAGCATGTGCCAGATCAAATCCAAGCCCTATTGAACAAAAGGAACTCACCTACGACTTTGTGAAAAACTTTGCTAAGGCAGACCTATTGATGTATGATAGTATTAGACCTGGTAGAAAACCAGGTGATCCTGTGGTGACAGATATAAGAGTGATTCGCTACAAAGATGGTGAGATTTCAGTCAAAACAAAAtcatttgataatgaatttctTGCTATTCCTCAAAGAAAACGGAGGAACACTGTTGCTAAATTAGCTCAATTCAAACAACTACACAAAGAACcactaaaaataacaaaaactaaATGGACCCACTTGCAGCAACTTAAATCAGTGATACCTACAGACTGCCATCCATTCTATGATACTATAGCTTATGAATAA
- the LOC120355756 gene encoding tigger transposable element-derived protein 4-like — MASSRKTFTIEEKSHIIWRIENGEANRDIAKELGVGHSTISVIWKNRDKIKQSFETSSMKSKKLRPSQNNDVDQALLKWFKIQRANNIPISGPILQSKANDLAEKLGRPRDITSAWIQRFRQRHAITSGRISGEAAAVPTGIPENWLNNVWPKLCDIYPDEKIYNADETGIFFKLTPEKTLRFKGEKCTGGKLSKDRLTVLVAVNMDGSDKRKLMVIGKSAKPRCFKNVNLLPVTYESNKRAWMTSELFASWLRKWDNELKLKNDKILLMVDNCPAHPHVENLTSIKLVFLPPNTTSVLQPLDQGVIRSLKVNYRKRLILQIIQDLDEGCETKVSVLDAITMLERAWNEVTSITVKNCFRHAGFLMQSDNIIESACTEESLQEWGRSLAQPVSHGFFEEYEEVDKDLETTAAVSDEELLTSTLREEDDVTNTEKDNDNDEEINPPTLTEACKAIKTICQFLSVTNTADEATKNVLFNLEKQFQTSYYNNSKCKKQTKITDFLKKT, encoded by the coding sequence ATGGCTTCTTCCCGTAAGACTTTCACTATTGAAGAAAAATCGCACATCATTTGGCGAATTGAGAATGGCGAAGCAAATAGGGACATAGCGAAGGAATTAGGGGTTGGACATTCAACAATTTCGGTAATATGGAAAAATCGCGATAAAATTAAGCAGAGCTTCGAGACAAGTTCTATGAAATCAAAAAAACTTCGTCCTAGTCAAAACAATGACGTAGATCAAGCGTTGCTGAAATGGTTCAAGATACAAAGAGCGAATAATATTCCTATAAGCGGTCCAATTTTGCAGAGTAAAGCAAATGATTTGGCTGAGAAGTTGGGTAGACCTCGCGATATTACATCTGCATGGATACAACGATTTCGCCAGCGCCATGCAATCACAAGTGGTAGAATAAGTGGTGAGGCAGCAGCAGTTCCAACTGGTATTCCTGAAAACTGGTTAAACAATGTGTGGCCAAAATTATGTGATATTTATCCAGATGAAAAAATTTACAATGCTGATGAAACTGGAATTTTCTTCAAACTGACTCCTGAAAAAACATTacgtttcaaaggtgaaaagtGCACGGGGGGGAAATTGTCAAAAGACAGACTAACTGTTTTAGTTGCCGTGAATATGGATGGGAGTGATAAGCGCAAGCTGATGGTTATAGGGAAAAGTGCTAAACCTCGttgtttcaaaaatgttaatttattgCCAGTAACATATGAAAGTAACAAAAGAGCGTGGATGACAAGTGAATTGTTCGCTTCCTGGCTACGAAAATGGGACAAtgaactgaaattgaaaaatgataaaatattgttgatggTAGATAACTGTCCAGCACATCCACATGTTGAAAATCTTACATCTATAAAGTTGGTGTTCCTCCCGCCTAATACAACATCTGTTTTGCAACCCTTGGATCAAGGTGTTATAAGATctctgaaagtcaactatcggAAACGTCTCATTCTACAAATCATTCAAGATTTGGATGAAGGATGTGAAACAAAAGTCTCTGTACTCGACGCAATTACAATGTTAGAAAGAGCTTGGAATGAAGTCACATCCATTACAGTGAAAAACTGTTTCAGACATGCAGGATTTTTAATGCAGTCTGATAACATTATTGAATCTGCATGCACAGAAGAGTCGTTACAAGAATGGGGGAGAAGTTTGGCTCAACCAGTGTCTCATGGTTTCTTTGAAGAGTATGAAGAAGTAGACAAGGATTTGGAAACGACGGCAGCTGTAAGTGATGAGGAATTGCTGACTTCGACTTTGAGAGAAGAAGATGACGTTACAAACACTGAGAAAGacaatgataatgatgaggaaatCAATCCACCAACACTGACTGAAGCTTGTAAAGCGATCAAGACAATTTGCCAATTTCTTAGTGTCACAAATACAGCAGATgaagcaacaaaaaatgttctatttaaTCTAGAGAAACAGTTTCAAACATCgtactacaataattcaaagtgcaaaaaacaaacgaaaattaCAGACTTTTTGAAAAAGACctaa